One genomic window of Cellulophaga sp. Hel_I_12 includes the following:
- a CDS encoding heme-binding domain-containing protein, with translation MKIVKIIAIILLVAFVGIQFIPTERNQSYTVPETDFMLVNNVPETIQRKLQVSCYDCHSNNTQYPWYNKIQPAAWFLEDHIKEGKAELNFNEWDSLSSRRKASKLRSIIKQIENGEMPLDSYTLIHKDAKFSEAEAEELISFITQLKDSL, from the coding sequence ATGAAAATTGTTAAGATTATAGCAATAATACTACTGGTAGCGTTCGTGGGAATTCAATTTATTCCCACGGAACGCAATCAAAGTTATACGGTTCCCGAAACTGATTTTATGTTGGTCAACAATGTTCCTGAAACTATTCAAAGAAAGTTACAGGTATCCTGCTATGATTGTCACAGTAATAACACCCAATACCCTTGGTACAATAAAATTCAACCCGCTGCTTGGTTTTTGGAAGACCATATTAAAGAAGGAAAAGCCGAACTTAATTTCAACGAATGGGATTCATTATCTAGCAGAAGAAAAGCAAGTAAATTAAGGTCTATTATCAAGCAGATTGAAAATGGCGAAATGCCTTTGGATTCTTACACTTTGATACATAAAGATGCTAAGTTTTCTGAAGCGGAGGCAGAAGAATTAATCAGTTTTATCACACAATTAAAGGACAGTTTATAA
- a CDS encoding FMN-binding glutamate synthase family protein yields MLNRTEGLPFNWIQKEIVYKRAEDANKSQPFGTQIPYDTVGREWFTHSTYPSKQTNDDFRVLIGSSHCSKPYSASILNLAGMSFGSISKNATLAFNGGAKIAGFAQNTGEGGFTPYHQEYGADIIFQFGTGYFGCRDAEGNFDAKKFADIATNDVVKMIEIKISQGAKPGFGAILPAKKNTKEIAKFRDVEQGTEIHSPAFHSAFDNDVEMLRFIRKLRKLSKGKPVGIKLCIGQQDEFERMIKTFAENQNCPDFIAIDGAEGGSGAAHMESLHWAGMPIIEAVHFANGILKKYGLRDEIKVMAAGKIISAFDIYRMLALGADTCYSARGMMFALGCVQSLKCNLDTCPTGITTMVPSRVASIVVEDKKTKVANYHKNTMKALKELLGSMGIENRKGIHRKFIVRRINETETKTYDEIFINPSEE; encoded by the coding sequence TTGCTCAACCGCACTGAAGGTTTGCCCTTCAACTGGATACAAAAGGAAATCGTCTATAAGCGTGCGGAAGATGCCAATAAAAGTCAGCCTTTTGGAACACAAATTCCGTATGATACAGTAGGTCGTGAGTGGTTTACCCATTCCACCTATCCCTCAAAACAAACCAATGACGATTTCAGGGTTCTTATAGGAAGTTCCCACTGCTCAAAACCTTACTCTGCGAGCATCCTCAACCTTGCGGGAATGAGTTTTGGTTCCATAAGCAAAAATGCTACCCTTGCTTTTAACGGTGGTGCTAAAATAGCAGGTTTTGCTCAAAACACCGGCGAAGGTGGCTTTACGCCTTACCATCAAGAATACGGTGCAGATATTATTTTCCAGTTTGGAACGGGATACTTTGGATGTCGTGATGCAGAAGGAAATTTTGACGCCAAAAAATTCGCCGACATCGCAACCAACGATGTAGTGAAAATGATTGAAATAAAAATATCGCAAGGTGCCAAACCTGGCTTTGGAGCAATTTTGCCGGCAAAGAAGAACACAAAGGAAATTGCCAAATTCAGGGATGTGGAGCAGGGAACGGAAATTCATTCCCCAGCCTTTCATTCGGCATTCGACAATGATGTTGAAATGCTACGCTTCATTAGAAAATTGAGAAAACTCTCTAAAGGAAAACCTGTGGGAATAAAGTTGTGCATTGGTCAACAAGATGAGTTTGAAAGAATGATTAAAACCTTCGCCGAAAACCAAAATTGCCCAGACTTTATAGCCATTGACGGTGCCGAAGGTGGCTCTGGTGCTGCCCATATGGAATCCCTACATTGGGCAGGTATGCCAATAATTGAAGCCGTCCATTTCGCAAACGGCATTCTTAAAAAGTATGGGTTGCGAGATGAGATAAAAGTAATGGCAGCTGGTAAAATCATTTCGGCTTTTGATATCTATAGAATGTTGGCACTCGGCGCAGATACCTGTTATAGTGCAAGAGGAATGATGTTTGCCCTGGGCTGTGTACAATCCTTAAAATGCAACCTCGACACCTGCCCCACGGGGATTACCACAATGGTGCCTTCCCGGGTTGCTTCCATCGTTGTAGAGGACAAGAAAACCAAAGTGGCGAATTACCATAAAAACACAATGAAAGCCCTTAAAGAATTATTAGGTTCAATGGGTATTGAAAATAGAAAGGGCATACATAGAAAGTTCATTGTTAGACGAATAAACGAAACCGAGACAAAGACTTATGACGAAATTTTTATAAACCCCTCAGAGGAATGA
- a CDS encoding DUF3347 domain-containing protein, producing the protein MKNLKMSIAAMLLLAVSFTNAQEKEKMNHDHGDMKMDHSKMMNKNSDAKAEAILSDYFNLKDALVADDTKKAAQAGTKLVATLKAFDMGSYTKEQQKELADIIEDATEHAEHISESAIDHQREHFKTLSKDITDMVAITGTKSTLYEQFCPMYDKGSAWLSTSKEVKNPYYGSRMLKCGKVQKTIQ; encoded by the coding sequence ATGAAAAATTTAAAAATGAGTATAGCAGCAATGCTATTGTTAGCAGTTTCTTTTACCAATGCACAGGAAAAAGAAAAAATGAACCACGATCACGGAGATATGAAAATGGACCATAGCAAAATGATGAATAAAAATAGTGACGCAAAAGCAGAAGCTATTTTAAGTGATTACTTTAATTTAAAAGATGCTTTAGTTGCGGACGATACAAAAAAGGCAGCACAAGCAGGAACAAAATTGGTAGCCACTCTTAAAGCATTTGATATGGGTAGTTATACAAAAGAACAACAAAAAGAGCTTGCTGATATCATAGAAGATGCTACCGAGCACGCAGAACATATTTCTGAAAGTGCCATAGACCACCAACGCGAGCACTTTAAAACGTTAAGTAAGGATATTACTGATATGGTAGCTATTACGGGTACAAAAAGCACGTTATACGAGCAATTTTGCCCAATGTATGATAAAGGTAGTGCGTGGTTGAGTACAAGTAAAGAAGTGAAAAATCCATATTACGGCAGTAGAATGCTTAAATGCGGAAAAGTTCAAAAAACTATTCAATAG
- a CDS encoding DUF2231 domain-containing protein: protein MKIKHFFSIILVIAFLGSLTKALALNEKRNSLDETELSVSTTSVAQSDPVKADFDAFPNLHPMVVHFPIVLLLLAVVLQLIQLFVLNRTMDWVILLTVGSGFIGAYVAGTFVHPHTEGLTEMAKSVLEQHDKYADWTLWSSALAAILKIVSLFWVKLKRGFEIVVFVVMAFSAYSVSEAGHYGSQLVHIEGVGPQGKYLGNENEEGHGESDEHSH, encoded by the coding sequence ATGAAAATAAAACATTTTTTTTCAATCATTTTGGTCATTGCCTTCTTAGGTAGTTTGACCAAAGCCCTTGCCTTAAATGAAAAACGAAATAGCCTTGATGAAACTGAGTTATCGGTCAGCACAACTTCAGTTGCACAATCAGATCCTGTAAAAGCAGACTTTGATGCATTTCCCAACCTGCACCCTATGGTCGTGCATTTTCCCATAGTGCTATTGCTGTTAGCTGTGGTCTTACAGTTGATACAGCTGTTTGTTTTGAACCGGACAATGGATTGGGTCATTCTTTTAACGGTAGGTTCTGGGTTTATTGGTGCGTATGTCGCTGGAACATTTGTACATCCGCACACAGAAGGCCTTACCGAAATGGCAAAAAGCGTACTGGAACAGCACGATAAATATGCCGATTGGACACTATGGTCAAGTGCCCTTGCAGCTATTTTGAAAATAGTAAGTCTGTTTTGGGTCAAACTAAAGCGTGGTTTTGAAATAGTTGTTTTTGTAGTTATGGCTTTTTCAGCTTATTCGGTATCCGAAGCAGGTCATTATGGTTCACAGCTCGTGCATATTGAAGGAGTTGGCCCACAGGGAAAATATCTTGGCAACGAAAACGAAGAAGGTCACGGAGAAAGTGATGAACATTCACATTAA
- a CDS encoding ion channel, with protein MSEEKDIETTAAFYGQLFNSSKYVLLVVLIASAIGLYVLPYINASYAVIILLSLTLIKIGFIIALSFNQLMKIIGQSHLLSHVLVLFGFLIVLIVLSFAIDYTALHFIDSAHFKINNSSGSNGLLAFFDMSYFSLITFSSVGYGDIVPITVTAKSLVALEVALRFFVLVFGIANVNRIRVNK; from the coding sequence ATGAGCGAAGAAAAAGACATAGAAACTACAGCTGCCTTTTATGGGCAACTTTTCAATAGTTCAAAGTACGTACTATTAGTAGTACTTATTGCTAGTGCTATTGGGCTATACGTCCTGCCTTATATTAACGCTTCTTACGCCGTTATTATACTCTTGAGCCTTACGCTAATAAAGATAGGATTTATCATAGCCTTATCCTTTAATCAACTGATGAAAATTATCGGACAGAGCCATTTGCTGAGCCACGTTTTGGTGTTATTCGGATTTTTAATTGTTCTGATTGTACTTTCATTTGCCATAGATTATACAGCATTACATTTTATTGATTCTGCTCATTTTAAGATAAATAATAGTTCGGGAAGTAATGGGCTGTTGGCATTTTTCGATATGTCCTATTTTAGTCTAATTACATTCTCATCTGTGGGCTACGGCGATATAGTTCCAATAACGGTTACAGCTAAGAGCTTAGTGGCACTTGAGGTGGCACTTAGATTTTTTGTACTTGTATTTGGTATTGCAAATGTGAATAGAATTCGAGTAAATAAATAA